In the genome of Magnolia sinica isolate HGM2019 chromosome 2, MsV1, whole genome shotgun sequence, one region contains:
- the LOC131237202 gene encoding uncharacterized protein LOC131237202 → MDDTSPADLPLVAPVVLLRVSLRVSLTPLVAPRVVARGIVFPVEPTNLSTLKTIDSSTEARAPSFAEMIGFGPPSAREMQSHVAQVLVEGNLPQSGTASSSSVATISDILSFEKVLAYKLTLMRNSMPAAVEMFKDPDQWSDLVVAMDVLDNATRMAKVNVSPVRDALSRFHNSIIALKSVENIVVTPKILESGRQLASSKESFPDCLCHLST, encoded by the exons ATGGATGATACTTCCCCTGCAGATCTTCCTCTGGTTGCACCAGTGGTCTTACTGAGGGTCTCACTGAGGGTCTCTTTGACTCCTTTAGTAGCACCAAGGGTGGTGGCTCGTGGAATTGTCTTTCCGGTAGAGCCAACCAATTTGTCAACTCTGAAGACCATAGACTCAAGTACTGAGGCCAGAGCGCCTTCTTTTGCTGAGATGATAGGATTTGGTCCTCCCTCTGCCAGGGAGATGCAATCTCATGTTGCTCAAGTCTTGGTGGAAG GAAATCTGCCTCAAAGCGGCACTGCTAGCTCTAGCTCCGTAGCTACTATATCGGATATATTATCTTTTGAGAAGGTTCTTGCATATAAACTGACGTTGATGAGGAATTCTATGCCGGCAGCTGTCGAGATGTTTAAAGATCCCGATCAATGGTCGGATCTAGTTGTTGCTATGGATGTCTTAGACAATGCTACGAGAATGGCCAAAGTCAATGTCTCTCCTGTGCGCGATGCTCTCTCAAGATTTCATAATTCAATAATTGCTTTGAAGTCAGTTGAGAATATAGTTGTTACTCCGAAAATTTTGGAGTCTGGAAGACAACTAGCATCTTCTAAAGAGAGCTTCCCAGATTGCCTCTGTCATCTCTCGACATGA